The Helianthus annuus cultivar XRQ/B chromosome 16, HanXRQr2.0-SUNRISE, whole genome shotgun sequence genome includes a window with the following:
- the LOC110919256 gene encoding uncharacterized protein LOC110919256, with translation MSNLSKLEFVTLDISGNNYLPWTLDAKIHLTANNLGATIDDENQTSAQDKAKAMIFLRHHLHEDLKREYLTVEDPLELWKNIKERFDHQKLVLLPKARYEWLHLRLQDYKSVSEYNSALFRITSELKLCGEKITDKDMLEKTFSTFHASNMLLSQQYRERKFTKYSKLISCLLVAEQNNKLLLQNHQARPVGASPLPEANAANYQSGRGRGGGRGRGRGRGRSNTWRRESQNSKSSGGESSRQNPGRPPRGRTGGSQNNICYKCGMSNHWSRTCRTPKHLVEAYQQMMKETGKNVETNLIENALNLPSPTPLSDTHLDASDFIEN, from the coding sequence ATGTCGAACTTATCAAAACTCGAATTTGTCACACTTGACATCTCGGGAAATAACTACCTCCCATGGACCCTTGATGCGAAAATTCATCTGACAGCAAATAATCTAGGGGCGACAATCGATGATGAGAATCAAACATCCGCTCAAGATAAGGCTAAGGCCATGATATTCCTCCGTCACCATCTCCACGAAGACTTGAAGAGGGAGTATCTTACTGTTGAGGACCCTCTCGAGTTGTGGAAAAATATCAAAGAAAGATTTGACCACCAGAAGCTGGTCTTGCTCCCTAAAGCTCGCTATGAATGGCTTCATTTGAGGCTACAAGACTATAAAAGTGTTAGCGAGTACAACTCTGCCCTTTTCCGCATCACCTCTGAGCTTAAATTATGTGGTGAAAAAATAACCGACAAAGACATGCTTGAGAAAACTTTCTCAACGTTCCATGCATCAAACATGCTCCTGTCGCAGCAGTACAGGGAACGTAAATTTACAAAATATTCTAAATTAATATCATGTTTGTTGGTCGCGGAGCAAAACAACAAGCTCCTACTACAAAATCATCAAGCGCGACCCGTCGGTGCAAGCCCATTGCCAGAAGCCAATGCGGCAAATTATCAAAGCGGACGTGGGAGAGGTGGCGGTCGCGGCCGTGGTCGTGGTCGTGGACGGAGCAATACATGGCGACGAGAGTCTCAAAATTCTAAATCTAGTGGTGGCGAATCGAGCCGACAAAACCCGGGACGACCTCCTAGAGGGAGAACTGGCGGGAGCCAAAACAATATATGTTATAAATGTGGAATGTCAAATCATTGGTCCCGCACATGTCGCACCCCTAAACATCTCGTTGAAGCTTATCAACAGATGATGAAAGAAACAGGAAAAAATGTTGAGACAAATCTAATTGAGAATGCACTTAATCTGCCATCTCCTACACCACTATCAGACACTCATCTAGACGCATCTGACTTCATTGAAAATTAG
- the LOC110919254 gene encoding uncharacterized protein LOC110919254, protein MRKDSGMSDFVVSDERLKNITLSKIEKFLLRNGSSLHRFSPMPYPDDDYLMSETNRLINEELSFDTDEVTVEFNNLHRCLNGDQRAVYNEIMDAVRIGKGGVFFVYGYGGTGKTFLWKTLGASIRCNGQIVINVASSGIASLLLSRGRTAHSRFHIPINVNEDSVCHIKPNTEIANLLYEAKLIIWDEAPMIHKHAFEALDRTMKDVLSVFDSRNLELPFGGKAIVFGGDFRQILPVVQNGSRQDIVNASLCSSHIWSSCKVLKLTTNMRLSVGSSSSNVEEINEFGKWLLDIGEGNVGDSIDGDGNIEIPDHLLITDENDPIQALIDFVYPSVLDRFKDRDYFSERAILAPKNEVVHEINDRLLALFPGEEVEYLSSDSLCPTEEINDPLHQDLYNPDVLNSVKVSGLPNHRLVLNWVFR, encoded by the exons ATGCGGAAAGATTCTGGCATGAGCG ATTTCGTTGTTTCTGACGAACGTTTAAAGAATATAACGTTGTCGAAAATCGAAAAATTCCTTCTTCGTAATGGATCCAGCTTGCACAGGTTCTCACCAATGCCTTATCCTGATGATGACTACCTAATGTCCGAGACCAACCGTTTGATAAACGAGGAGCTTTCTTTTGACACGGATGAAGTTACGGTTGAGTTCAATAATCTTCACAGGTGTCTAAACGGCGATCAAAGAGCAGTGTATAATGAAATTATGGATGCTGTTCGGATTGGTAAGGGTGGTGTGTTTTTTGTGTACGGTTATGGTGGTACGGGCAAGACTTTTCTGTGGAAAACTTTAGGTGCTTCCATTAGATGCAATGGACAGATTGTTATTAATGTCGCTTCAAGCGGTATTGCATCTTTGTTGTTATCACGAGGTCGTACTGCTCACTCTCGATTTCATATTCCAATTAATGTCAATGAAGATTCGGTATGCCATATAAAGCCTAATACTGAAATCGCGAATCTTCTATATGAAGCCAAGTTGATTATCTGGGACGAGGCACCGATGATACACAAACATGCTTTCGAGGCTCTTGATCGTACAATGAAGGATGTTTTGAGTGTTTTTGATTCACGAAATTTAGAACTTCCATTTGGTGGGAAAGCTATCGTCTTTGGTGGTGACTTTAGACAAATCCTACCTGTTGTACAAAATGGAAGCAGGCAAGATATCGTAAACGCCTCTTTATGTTCATCCCACATCTGGTCCAGTTGCAAGGTGTTGAAATTGACAACCAACATGCGTTTGTCGGTTGGATCCAGTAGCTCAAACGTTGAGGAGATAAACGAATTTGGTAAATGGCTTCTTGACATCGGCGAAGGTAATGTTGGTGATTCTATCGATGGTGATGGAAATATTGAAATACCTGATCATCTTTTGATAACTGATGAAAATGATCCAATTCAAGCTTTGATTGACTTTGTATATCCTTCAGTTTTGGATCGTTTTAAAGACCGTGACTACTTTTCTGAAAGAGCTATACTCGCTCCTAAGAATGAAGTTGTTCATGAGATAAATGATCGTTTGCTTGCTTTGTTTCCGGGTGAAGAGGTAGAGTATCTTAGCTCTGATAGTTTATGTCCTACTGAGGAAATTAATGATCCGTTACATCAAGATTTATATAATCCAGATGTGTTAAACAGTGTGAAAGTATCTGGATTACCAAATCATAGATTGGTATTGAATTGGGTGTTCCGGTAA